The following are encoded in a window of Callithrix jacchus isolate 240 chromosome 9, calJac240_pri, whole genome shotgun sequence genomic DNA:
- the NOP2 gene encoding 28S rRNA (cytosine(4447)-C(5))-methyltransferase isoform X1, with the protein MGRKLDPTKKEKRGPGRKARKQKGAETELARFLPTVSDENSKRLSSRARKRAAKRRFGSAEAPETNKSPEAKLLPGKLPQGISAGAVQTADKKGTQSLFNAARGKKRPAPSSDEEEEDSEEDGVVNHGDLWGSEDSDAGMVDDYGADSNSENEEEGEELLPIEKAARKQKAREAAAGVQWSEEETEDEEEEVTSESGPPKEEEADGGLQINVDEEPFVLPPAGEMEQDAQAPDLQRVHKRIQDIVGILRDFGAQREEGRSRSEYLNRLKKDLATYYSYGDFLLGKLMDLFPLSELVEFLEANEVPRPVTLRTNTLKTRRRDLAQTLINRGVNLDPLGKWSKTGLVVYDSSVPIGATPEYLAGHYMLQGASSMLPVMALAPQEHERILDMCSAPGGKTSYIGRREGQTAQLMKNTGVILANDANAERLKSVVGNLHRLGVTNTVISHYDGRQFPKVVGGFDRVLLDAPCSGTGVISKDPAVKTNKDEKDILRCAHLQKELLLSAIDSVNATSKTGGYLVYCTCSIMVEENEWVVDYALKKRNVRLVPTGLDFGQEGFTRFRERRFHPSLRSTRRFYPHTHNMDGFFIAKFKKFSNSIPQLQTGNSETATPTNVDLPQVIPKSENSSQPAKKAKRAAKARQQLQKQQHPKKTSFQKLNGISKGADSELSTIPSVTKTQASSRLQDSSQPVGKAKGIREPKVTGKLKQQSPKVQSSKKVAFLKQNAPPKGTDTETLAVLSPSKTRATLKPKDRHQPFGRAKGVEKQQLPEQPFKKAAFQKQNGSPKGPQSPTVSLVSSSRPPPAKRRKSQSRGNSQLLLS; encoded by the exons ATGGGGCGTAAGTTGGACCCTACGAAGAAGGAGAAGCGGGGGCCAGGCCGAAAGGCCCGGAAGCAGAAGGGTGCCGAGACCGAACTCGCCAGATTCTTGCCTACAG taaGTGATGAAAATTCCAAGAGGTTGTCTAGTCGTGCTCGAAAGAG AGCAGCCAAGAGGAGGTTTGGCTCTGCTGAAGCCCCTGAGACaaataagtctcctgaggccaAGCTGTTGCCTGGAAAGCTACCACAAG GGATCTCTGCAGGAGCTGTCCAGACAGCTGATAAGAAGGGAACCCAGTCCCTATTTAATGCTGCTCGAGGCAAGAAGCGCCCAGCACCTAGCAgtgatgaggaagaggaagactCTGAAGAAGATGGTGTGGTGAACCACGGGGACCTCTGGGGCTCCGAGGACAGTGATGCTGGTATGGTAGATGACTATGGAGCTGACTCCAACTCTGAGAATGAGGAGGAAGGTGAAGAG TTGCTGCCCATTGAAAAAGCTGCTCGGAAGCAGAAGGCCCGGGAAGCTGCTGCTGG AGTCCAGTGGAGTGAAGAGGAGACAgaggatgaagaggaagaagTGACCTCTGAGTCAGGCCCCCcaaaggaggaggaggcagatggGGGCCTGCAGATCAATGTGGATGAGGAGCCGTTTGTGCTGCCCCCTGCTGGGGAGATGGAGCAGGAT GCCCAGGCTCCAGACCTGCAACGAGTTCACAAGCGGATCCAGGATATCGTGGGAATCCTGCGTGATTTTGGGGCTCAGCGGGAAGAAGGGCGGTCTCGTTCTGAATACCTGAATCGGCTCAAGAAGGACCTGGCCACTTACTATTCCTATGGAGACTTCCTGCTTGGCAAGCTCATGGACCTCTTCCCTCTGTCTGAG CTGGTGGAGTTCTTAGAAGCTAATGAGGTGCCTCGGCCCGTCACCCTCCGGACCAATACCTTGAAAACCCGACGCCGAGACCTTGCCCAG ACTCTAATCAATCGTGGGGTTAACCTGGATCCCCTGGGCAAGTGGTCAAAGACTGGACTAGTGGTATATGATTCTTCTGTGCCCATTG GTGCTACCCCCGAGTACCTGGCTGGGCACTACATGCTGCAGGGAGCTTCTAGCATGTTGCCTGTCATGGCCTTGGCACCCCAGGAACATGAGCGGATCCTGGACATGTGTTCTGCCCCTGGAGGAAAGACCAGCTACATTGGTAGGAGAGAGGGGCAGACAG CTCAGCTGATGAAGAACACGGGTGTGATCCTTGCCAATGACGCCAATGCTGAGCGGCTCAAGAGTGTTGTGGGCAACTTGCACCGGCTGGGAGTCACCAACACTGTTATCAGCCATTACGATGGGCGCCAGTTCCCCAAG GTGGTGGGAGGCTTTGACCGAGTACTGCTGGATGCTCCCTGCAGTGGCACTGGGGTCATCTCCAAGGACCCAGCTGTGAAGACTAACAAG GATGAGAAGGACATTCTGCGCTGTGCTCACCTCCAGAAGGAGCTGCTCCTGAGTGCTATTGACTCTGTCAATGCCACCTCCAAGACAGGAGGCTACCTCGTTTACTGCACCTGTTCTATCATG GTGGAAGAGAATGAGTGGGTGGTTGACTACGCTCTCAAAAAGCGGAATGTGCGGCTGGTGCCCACAGGCCTAGACTTTGGCCAGGAAGGTTTTACCCGCTTTCGAGAAAGGCGCTTCCACCCCAGTCTGCGTTCTACCCGACGCTTCTACCCTCATACCCACAATATGGATGGTTTCTTTATTGccaagttcaagaaattctccaatTCTATCCCCCAGTTGCAGACAG GAAATTCTGAAACAGCCACACCTACAAATGTAGACTTGCCTCAGGTCATCCCCAAGTCTGAGAATAGCAGCCAGCCAGCCAAGAAGGCCAAGAGGGCTGCAAAGGCaaggcagcagctgcagaaacAGCAACATCCCAAGAAGACCTCCTTCCAGAAGCTGAATGGCATCTCCAAAGGGGCAGACTCAGAACTGTCCACTATACCTTCTGTCACAAAGACCCAAGCTTCCTCCAGGCTCCAGGATAGCAGTCAGCCAGTTGGAAAAGCCAAAGGGATCAGGGAGCCAAAGGTGACAGGGAAGCTAAAGCAACAATCACCTAAAGTACAGTCCTCCAAGAAAGTTGCCTTCCTCAAGCAGAATGCCCCTCCCAAGggcacagacacagaaacactgGCTGTGCTATCCCCATCCAAGACCCGGGCCACCCTTAAGCCTAAGGACCGTCATCAGCCCTTTGGAAGGGCCAAGGGGGTTGAGAAGCAGCAGTTGCCAGAGCAGCCTTTCAAGAAAGCTGCCTTCCAGAAACAGAATGGCTCCCCCAaggggcctcagtctcccactgTGTCTCTTGTCAGTTCCAGCCGCCCCCCACCAGCAAAGAGGAGGAAATCTCAGTCCAGGGGCAACAGCCAGCTGCTCCTGTCTTAG
- the NOP2 gene encoding 28S rRNA (cytosine(4447)-C(5))-methyltransferase isoform X3 — protein MGRKLDPTKKEKRGPGRKARKQKGAETELARFLPTVSDENSKRLSSRARKRAAKRRFGSAEAPETNKSPEAKLLPGKLPQGAVQTADKKGTQSLFNAARGKKRPAPSSDEEEEDSEEDGVVNHGDLWGSEDSDAGMVDDYGADSNSENEEEGEELLPIEKAARKQKAREAAAGVQWSEEETEDEEEEVTSESGPPKEEEADGGLQINVDEEPFVLPPAGEMEQDAQAPDLQRVHKRIQDIVGILRDFGAQREEGRSRSEYLNRLKKDLATYYSYGDFLLGKLMDLFPLSELVEFLEANEVPRPVTLRTNTLKTRRRDLAQTLINRGVNLDPLGKWSKTGLVVYDSSVPIGATPEYLAGHYMLQGASSMLPVMALAPQEHERILDMCSAPGGKTSYIAQLMKNTGVILANDANAERLKSVVGNLHRLGVTNTVISHYDGRQFPKVVGGFDRVLLDAPCSGTGVISKDPAVKTNKDEKDILRCAHLQKELLLSAIDSVNATSKTGGYLVYCTCSIMVEENEWVVDYALKKRNVRLVPTGLDFGQEGFTRFRERRFHPSLRSTRRFYPHTHNMDGFFIAKFKKFSNSIPQLQTGNSETATPTNVDLPQVIPKSENSSQPAKKAKRAAKARQQLQKQQHPKKTSFQKLNGISKGADSELSTIPSVTKTQASSRLQDSSQPVGKAKGIREPKVTGKLKQQSPKVQSSKKVAFLKQNAPPKGTDTETLAVLSPSKTRATLKPKDRHQPFGRAKGVEKQQLPEQPFKKAAFQKQNGSPKGPQSPTVSLVSSSRPPPAKRRKSQSRGNSQLLLS, from the exons ATGGGGCGTAAGTTGGACCCTACGAAGAAGGAGAAGCGGGGGCCAGGCCGAAAGGCCCGGAAGCAGAAGGGTGCCGAGACCGAACTCGCCAGATTCTTGCCTACAG taaGTGATGAAAATTCCAAGAGGTTGTCTAGTCGTGCTCGAAAGAG AGCAGCCAAGAGGAGGTTTGGCTCTGCTGAAGCCCCTGAGACaaataagtctcctgaggccaAGCTGTTGCCTGGAAAGCTACCACAAG GAGCTGTCCAGACAGCTGATAAGAAGGGAACCCAGTCCCTATTTAATGCTGCTCGAGGCAAGAAGCGCCCAGCACCTAGCAgtgatgaggaagaggaagactCTGAAGAAGATGGTGTGGTGAACCACGGGGACCTCTGGGGCTCCGAGGACAGTGATGCTGGTATGGTAGATGACTATGGAGCTGACTCCAACTCTGAGAATGAGGAGGAAGGTGAAGAG TTGCTGCCCATTGAAAAAGCTGCTCGGAAGCAGAAGGCCCGGGAAGCTGCTGCTGG AGTCCAGTGGAGTGAAGAGGAGACAgaggatgaagaggaagaagTGACCTCTGAGTCAGGCCCCCcaaaggaggaggaggcagatggGGGCCTGCAGATCAATGTGGATGAGGAGCCGTTTGTGCTGCCCCCTGCTGGGGAGATGGAGCAGGAT GCCCAGGCTCCAGACCTGCAACGAGTTCACAAGCGGATCCAGGATATCGTGGGAATCCTGCGTGATTTTGGGGCTCAGCGGGAAGAAGGGCGGTCTCGTTCTGAATACCTGAATCGGCTCAAGAAGGACCTGGCCACTTACTATTCCTATGGAGACTTCCTGCTTGGCAAGCTCATGGACCTCTTCCCTCTGTCTGAG CTGGTGGAGTTCTTAGAAGCTAATGAGGTGCCTCGGCCCGTCACCCTCCGGACCAATACCTTGAAAACCCGACGCCGAGACCTTGCCCAG ACTCTAATCAATCGTGGGGTTAACCTGGATCCCCTGGGCAAGTGGTCAAAGACTGGACTAGTGGTATATGATTCTTCTGTGCCCATTG GTGCTACCCCCGAGTACCTGGCTGGGCACTACATGCTGCAGGGAGCTTCTAGCATGTTGCCTGTCATGGCCTTGGCACCCCAGGAACATGAGCGGATCCTGGACATGTGTTCTGCCCCTGGAGGAAAGACCAGCTACATTG CTCAGCTGATGAAGAACACGGGTGTGATCCTTGCCAATGACGCCAATGCTGAGCGGCTCAAGAGTGTTGTGGGCAACTTGCACCGGCTGGGAGTCACCAACACTGTTATCAGCCATTACGATGGGCGCCAGTTCCCCAAG GTGGTGGGAGGCTTTGACCGAGTACTGCTGGATGCTCCCTGCAGTGGCACTGGGGTCATCTCCAAGGACCCAGCTGTGAAGACTAACAAG GATGAGAAGGACATTCTGCGCTGTGCTCACCTCCAGAAGGAGCTGCTCCTGAGTGCTATTGACTCTGTCAATGCCACCTCCAAGACAGGAGGCTACCTCGTTTACTGCACCTGTTCTATCATG GTGGAAGAGAATGAGTGGGTGGTTGACTACGCTCTCAAAAAGCGGAATGTGCGGCTGGTGCCCACAGGCCTAGACTTTGGCCAGGAAGGTTTTACCCGCTTTCGAGAAAGGCGCTTCCACCCCAGTCTGCGTTCTACCCGACGCTTCTACCCTCATACCCACAATATGGATGGTTTCTTTATTGccaagttcaagaaattctccaatTCTATCCCCCAGTTGCAGACAG GAAATTCTGAAACAGCCACACCTACAAATGTAGACTTGCCTCAGGTCATCCCCAAGTCTGAGAATAGCAGCCAGCCAGCCAAGAAGGCCAAGAGGGCTGCAAAGGCaaggcagcagctgcagaaacAGCAACATCCCAAGAAGACCTCCTTCCAGAAGCTGAATGGCATCTCCAAAGGGGCAGACTCAGAACTGTCCACTATACCTTCTGTCACAAAGACCCAAGCTTCCTCCAGGCTCCAGGATAGCAGTCAGCCAGTTGGAAAAGCCAAAGGGATCAGGGAGCCAAAGGTGACAGGGAAGCTAAAGCAACAATCACCTAAAGTACAGTCCTCCAAGAAAGTTGCCTTCCTCAAGCAGAATGCCCCTCCCAAGggcacagacacagaaacactgGCTGTGCTATCCCCATCCAAGACCCGGGCCACCCTTAAGCCTAAGGACCGTCATCAGCCCTTTGGAAGGGCCAAGGGGGTTGAGAAGCAGCAGTTGCCAGAGCAGCCTTTCAAGAAAGCTGCCTTCCAGAAACAGAATGGCTCCCCCAaggggcctcagtctcccactgTGTCTCTTGTCAGTTCCAGCCGCCCCCCACCAGCAAAGAGGAGGAAATCTCAGTCCAGGGGCAACAGCCAGCTGCTCCTGTCTTAG
- the NOP2 gene encoding 28S rRNA (cytosine(4447)-C(5))-methyltransferase isoform X2, producing the protein MGRKLDPTKKEKRGPGRKARKQKGAETELARFLPTVSDENSKRLSSRARKRAAKRRFGSAEAPETNKSPEAKLLPGKLPQGISAGAVQTADKKGTQSLFNAARGKKRPAPSSDEEEEDSEEDGVVNHGDLWGSEDSDAGMVDDYGADSNSENEEEGEELLPIEKAARKQKAREAAAGVQWSEEETEDEEEEVTSESGPPKEEEADGGLQINVDEEPFVLPPAGEMEQDAQAPDLQRVHKRIQDIVGILRDFGAQREEGRSRSEYLNRLKKDLATYYSYGDFLLGKLMDLFPLSELVEFLEANEVPRPVTLRTNTLKTRRRDLAQTLINRGVNLDPLGKWSKTGLVVYDSSVPIGATPEYLAGHYMLQGASSMLPVMALAPQEHERILDMCSAPGGKTSYIAQLMKNTGVILANDANAERLKSVVGNLHRLGVTNTVISHYDGRQFPKVVGGFDRVLLDAPCSGTGVISKDPAVKTNKDEKDILRCAHLQKELLLSAIDSVNATSKTGGYLVYCTCSIMVEENEWVVDYALKKRNVRLVPTGLDFGQEGFTRFRERRFHPSLRSTRRFYPHTHNMDGFFIAKFKKFSNSIPQLQTGNSETATPTNVDLPQVIPKSENSSQPAKKAKRAAKARQQLQKQQHPKKTSFQKLNGISKGADSELSTIPSVTKTQASSRLQDSSQPVGKAKGIREPKVTGKLKQQSPKVQSSKKVAFLKQNAPPKGTDTETLAVLSPSKTRATLKPKDRHQPFGRAKGVEKQQLPEQPFKKAAFQKQNGSPKGPQSPTVSLVSSSRPPPAKRRKSQSRGNSQLLLS; encoded by the exons ATGGGGCGTAAGTTGGACCCTACGAAGAAGGAGAAGCGGGGGCCAGGCCGAAAGGCCCGGAAGCAGAAGGGTGCCGAGACCGAACTCGCCAGATTCTTGCCTACAG taaGTGATGAAAATTCCAAGAGGTTGTCTAGTCGTGCTCGAAAGAG AGCAGCCAAGAGGAGGTTTGGCTCTGCTGAAGCCCCTGAGACaaataagtctcctgaggccaAGCTGTTGCCTGGAAAGCTACCACAAG GGATCTCTGCAGGAGCTGTCCAGACAGCTGATAAGAAGGGAACCCAGTCCCTATTTAATGCTGCTCGAGGCAAGAAGCGCCCAGCACCTAGCAgtgatgaggaagaggaagactCTGAAGAAGATGGTGTGGTGAACCACGGGGACCTCTGGGGCTCCGAGGACAGTGATGCTGGTATGGTAGATGACTATGGAGCTGACTCCAACTCTGAGAATGAGGAGGAAGGTGAAGAG TTGCTGCCCATTGAAAAAGCTGCTCGGAAGCAGAAGGCCCGGGAAGCTGCTGCTGG AGTCCAGTGGAGTGAAGAGGAGACAgaggatgaagaggaagaagTGACCTCTGAGTCAGGCCCCCcaaaggaggaggaggcagatggGGGCCTGCAGATCAATGTGGATGAGGAGCCGTTTGTGCTGCCCCCTGCTGGGGAGATGGAGCAGGAT GCCCAGGCTCCAGACCTGCAACGAGTTCACAAGCGGATCCAGGATATCGTGGGAATCCTGCGTGATTTTGGGGCTCAGCGGGAAGAAGGGCGGTCTCGTTCTGAATACCTGAATCGGCTCAAGAAGGACCTGGCCACTTACTATTCCTATGGAGACTTCCTGCTTGGCAAGCTCATGGACCTCTTCCCTCTGTCTGAG CTGGTGGAGTTCTTAGAAGCTAATGAGGTGCCTCGGCCCGTCACCCTCCGGACCAATACCTTGAAAACCCGACGCCGAGACCTTGCCCAG ACTCTAATCAATCGTGGGGTTAACCTGGATCCCCTGGGCAAGTGGTCAAAGACTGGACTAGTGGTATATGATTCTTCTGTGCCCATTG GTGCTACCCCCGAGTACCTGGCTGGGCACTACATGCTGCAGGGAGCTTCTAGCATGTTGCCTGTCATGGCCTTGGCACCCCAGGAACATGAGCGGATCCTGGACATGTGTTCTGCCCCTGGAGGAAAGACCAGCTACATTG CTCAGCTGATGAAGAACACGGGTGTGATCCTTGCCAATGACGCCAATGCTGAGCGGCTCAAGAGTGTTGTGGGCAACTTGCACCGGCTGGGAGTCACCAACACTGTTATCAGCCATTACGATGGGCGCCAGTTCCCCAAG GTGGTGGGAGGCTTTGACCGAGTACTGCTGGATGCTCCCTGCAGTGGCACTGGGGTCATCTCCAAGGACCCAGCTGTGAAGACTAACAAG GATGAGAAGGACATTCTGCGCTGTGCTCACCTCCAGAAGGAGCTGCTCCTGAGTGCTATTGACTCTGTCAATGCCACCTCCAAGACAGGAGGCTACCTCGTTTACTGCACCTGTTCTATCATG GTGGAAGAGAATGAGTGGGTGGTTGACTACGCTCTCAAAAAGCGGAATGTGCGGCTGGTGCCCACAGGCCTAGACTTTGGCCAGGAAGGTTTTACCCGCTTTCGAGAAAGGCGCTTCCACCCCAGTCTGCGTTCTACCCGACGCTTCTACCCTCATACCCACAATATGGATGGTTTCTTTATTGccaagttcaagaaattctccaatTCTATCCCCCAGTTGCAGACAG GAAATTCTGAAACAGCCACACCTACAAATGTAGACTTGCCTCAGGTCATCCCCAAGTCTGAGAATAGCAGCCAGCCAGCCAAGAAGGCCAAGAGGGCTGCAAAGGCaaggcagcagctgcagaaacAGCAACATCCCAAGAAGACCTCCTTCCAGAAGCTGAATGGCATCTCCAAAGGGGCAGACTCAGAACTGTCCACTATACCTTCTGTCACAAAGACCCAAGCTTCCTCCAGGCTCCAGGATAGCAGTCAGCCAGTTGGAAAAGCCAAAGGGATCAGGGAGCCAAAGGTGACAGGGAAGCTAAAGCAACAATCACCTAAAGTACAGTCCTCCAAGAAAGTTGCCTTCCTCAAGCAGAATGCCCCTCCCAAGggcacagacacagaaacactgGCTGTGCTATCCCCATCCAAGACCCGGGCCACCCTTAAGCCTAAGGACCGTCATCAGCCCTTTGGAAGGGCCAAGGGGGTTGAGAAGCAGCAGTTGCCAGAGCAGCCTTTCAAGAAAGCTGCCTTCCAGAAACAGAATGGCTCCCCCAaggggcctcagtctcccactgTGTCTCTTGTCAGTTCCAGCCGCCCCCCACCAGCAAAGAGGAGGAAATCTCAGTCCAGGGGCAACAGCCAGCTGCTCCTGTCTTAG